The following proteins come from a genomic window of Corynebacterium crudilactis:
- the tuf gene encoding elongation factor Tu: protein MAKAKFERTKPHVNIGTIGHVDHGKTTTTAAITKVLADAYPELNEAFAFDSIDKAPEEKERGITINISHVEYQTEKRHYAHVDAPGHADYIKNMITGAAQMDGAILVVAATDGPMPQTREHVLLARQVGVPYILVALNKCDMVDDEEIIELVEMEVRELLAEQDYDEEAPIVHISALKALEGDEKWGKQILELMQACDDNVPDPIRETEKPFLMPIEDIFTITGRGTVVTGRVERGTLNVNDDVDIIGIKEKSTSTTVTGIEMFRKLLDSAEAGDNCGLLLRGIKREDVERGQVIVKPGAYTPHTEFEGSVYVLAKDEGGRHTPFFDNYRPQFYFRTTDVTGVVKLPEGTEMVMPGDNVDMSVTLIQPVAMDEGLRFAIREGSRTVGAGRVTKIIK from the coding sequence GTGGCAAAGGCGAAGTTCGAGCGTACCAAGCCCCACGTTAACATCGGCACCATCGGTCACGTTGACCATGGTAAGACCACCACCACCGCGGCTATCACCAAGGTTCTGGCTGACGCTTACCCTGAGCTCAACGAGGCTTTCGCCTTCGACTCCATCGATAAGGCTCCAGAGGAGAAGGAACGTGGCATCACGATCAACATCTCCCACGTTGAGTACCAGACCGAAAAGCGCCACTACGCACACGTTGACGCTCCAGGCCACGCCGACTACATCAAGAACATGATCACCGGCGCTGCTCAGATGGACGGCGCAATCCTCGTTGTTGCTGCTACCGACGGCCCAATGCCACAGACCCGTGAGCACGTTCTTCTTGCTCGCCAGGTTGGCGTTCCTTACATCCTCGTTGCTCTTAACAAGTGCGACATGGTTGACGATGAGGAAATCATCGAGCTCGTCGAGATGGAAGTTCGCGAACTTCTTGCTGAGCAGGACTACGACGAAGAGGCTCCAATTGTTCACATCTCCGCTCTGAAGGCTCTTGAGGGCGACGAGAAGTGGGGCAAGCAGATTCTTGAGCTCATGCAGGCTTGTGACGACAACGTCCCAGACCCAATCCGTGAGACCGAGAAGCCATTCCTCATGCCTATCGAGGATATCTTCACCATCACCGGTCGTGGCACCGTTGTTACCGGTCGTGTTGAGCGTGGCACCCTGAACGTTAACGATGACGTTGACATCATCGGCATCAAGGAAAAGTCCACCTCTACCACCGTTACCGGTATCGAGATGTTCCGTAAGCTTCTTGACTCCGCTGAAGCTGGCGACAACTGTGGTCTGCTTCTTCGCGGCATCAAGCGCGAAGACGTTGAGCGTGGCCAGGTTATCGTTAAGCCAGGCGCTTACACCCCTCACACCGAGTTCGAGGGCTCTGTCTACGTTCTTGCTAAGGATGAGGGCGGCCGCCACACCCCATTCTTCGACAACTACCGTCCTCAGTTCTACTTCCGCACCACCGACGTTACCGGTGTTGTGAAGCTGCCAGAGGGCACCGAGATGGTTATGCCTGGCGATAACGTCGACATGTCCGTCACCCTGATCCAGCCTGTCGCTATGGACGAGGGCCTGCGTTTCGCTATTCGCGAAGGCTCCCGCACCGTTGGCGCTGGCCGTGTCACCAAGATCATCAAGTAA
- the rplB gene encoding 50S ribosomal protein L2: MAIRKYKPTTPGRRQSSVSMFSEITRSTPEKSLLRPLSKTGGRNSHGHITTRHRGGGHKRRFRVIDFRRNDKDGVLAKVAHIEYDPNRTANIALLHYFDGEKRYILAPKGLTQGTVIESGAAADIKVGNNLPLRNIPTGTTIHNVELKPGAGAKLARSAGTSIQLLGKEGAYAVLRMPSTEIRRVDIRCRATVGEVGNADQINIRWGKAGRMRWKGWRPSVRGVVMNPVDHPHGGGEGKTSGGRHPVSPWGQKEGRTRSPKRYSDDMIVRRRRANKNKKR, encoded by the coding sequence ATGGCTATTCGTAAGTACAAGCCGACAACCCCGGGTCGCCGTCAGAGCTCCGTTTCCATGTTCTCGGAGATCACCCGCTCGACCCCTGAGAAGTCACTTCTTCGCCCACTGAGCAAGACCGGCGGACGTAACTCTCACGGCCACATCACCACCCGTCACCGCGGTGGTGGACACAAGCGTCGTTTCCGCGTCATCGACTTCCGTCGTAATGACAAGGACGGCGTCCTGGCGAAGGTCGCTCACATCGAGTACGACCCGAACCGTACCGCTAACATTGCACTGCTTCACTACTTCGATGGCGAGAAGCGTTACATCCTCGCACCGAAGGGCCTGACCCAGGGCACCGTTATCGAGTCCGGCGCTGCTGCGGACATCAAGGTTGGCAACAACCTTCCACTTCGCAACATCCCAACTGGTACCACCATCCACAACGTGGAGTTGAAGCCAGGCGCAGGTGCTAAGCTGGCTCGTTCAGCTGGTACTTCCATTCAGCTTCTTGGTAAGGAAGGCGCTTACGCAGTTCTGCGTATGCCATCCACCGAGATCCGCCGCGTAGACATTCGCTGCCGCGCAACTGTTGGTGAGGTCGGCAACGCCGATCAGATCAACATTCGCTGGGGTAAAGCTGGTCGTATGCGTTGGAAGGGCTGGCGCCCATCCGTCCGAGGTGTCGTAATGAACCCGGTCGACCACCCACACGGTGGTGGTGAAGGTAAGACTTCTGGTGGACGTCACCCTGTCTCCCCATGGGGACAGAAGGAAGGCCGCACCCGCAGCCCTAAGCGCTACAGCGATGACATGATTGTCCGTCGCCGTCGTGCTAACAAGAACAAGAAGCGCTAA
- the rpsS gene encoding 30S ribosomal protein S19: MPRSLKKGPFVDEHLLNKVDAQNEKGTKQVIKTWSRRSTILPDFIGHTFAVHDGRKHVPVFVDDAMVGHKLGEFAPTKTFKGHIKDDKKGRR, translated from the coding sequence ATGCCACGCAGCCTTAAAAAGGGCCCTTTCGTCGATGAGCACCTCCTCAACAAGGTAGACGCTCAGAACGAAAAGGGAACCAAGCAGGTCATCAAGACCTGGTCCCGCCGTTCCACCATTCTCCCCGATTTCATCGGTCACACCTTTGCCGTCCATGATGGACGCAAGCATGTGCCTGTATTCGTGGATGATGCCATGGTTGGCCACAAGCTGGGCGAATTCGCCCCTACCAAGACCTTCAAGGGTCATATCAAGGACGACAAGAAGGGACGTCGATAA
- the rpsJ gene encoding 30S ribosomal protein S10, translating into MAGQKIRIRLKAYDHEAIDASARKIVETVTRTGARVVGPVPLPTEKNVYAVIRSPHKYKDSREHFEMRTHKRLIDILDPTPKTVDALMRIDLPASVDVNIQ; encoded by the coding sequence GTGGCGGGACAAAAGATCCGCATTAGGCTCAAGGCCTACGACCACGAAGCGATTGATGCGTCTGCACGCAAAATCGTTGAGACGGTCACCCGTACGGGTGCCCGAGTCGTTGGACCGGTGCCTTTGCCTACCGAAAAGAACGTATACGCCGTTATTCGTTCTCCACATAAGTACAAGGATTCTCGCGAGCACTTCGAGATGCGCACTCACAAGCGCCTGATCGACATCCTCGACCCGACGCCGAAGACTGTTGATGCACTTATGCGCATCGACCTTCCGGCCAGCGTCGACGTGAATATTCAGTGA
- the rplV gene encoding 50S ribosomal protein L22: MSDNITSARATARFVRVSPMKARRVIDLVRGKTVVEALSILKYAPQAAAEPVAKVVASAAANAENNFGLDPRTLVISEAYVDEGPTMKRFQPRAQGRAFQIRKRSSHITVVVDSQKEGAN; this comes from the coding sequence ATGAGTGACAACATCACCTCCGCACGCGCGACCGCTCGCTTCGTCCGCGTCAGCCCTATGAAGGCTCGTCGCGTGATTGACCTCGTTCGCGGCAAGACTGTCGTCGAAGCACTGTCTATCCTGAAGTACGCGCCACAGGCAGCAGCTGAGCCTGTAGCAAAGGTTGTTGCATCTGCAGCAGCTAACGCTGAGAACAACTTCGGCCTGGATCCACGCACCCTGGTTATCTCCGAGGCTTACGTCGACGAAGGTCCAACCATGAAGCGCTTCCAGCCACGTGCTCAGGGACGTGCTTTCCAGATCCGTAAGCGCAGCAGCCACATCACTGTGGTCGTTGACAGCCAGAAGGAAGGAGCCAACTAG
- a CDS encoding LppP/LprE family lipoprotein: protein MPMFRVLSIGSGALLITALLSGCVALEDRSTDTSSKPASTITSTVTATPTPEPETVASSTAASTTPVQCNVDPRTSDFGQFLAQSRTPVGELGATPDSVLQIPDMFYHFQMGENGYDSCAELSYVVLNGSNGGTLGPAGTGSAISDALVLFHNGQLVTHPAPFEMKEVESVTRISDSELQVIYGHAGGATAEGVTEKYTFTFFIDNGVLSGRGDLPKGIDGHLRLSLV, encoded by the coding sequence ATGCCCATGTTCCGAGTATTAAGTATAGGAAGCGGGGCTCTACTCATTACAGCATTGCTCAGCGGATGCGTTGCTCTTGAGGATCGCTCCACCGACACGTCAAGTAAACCTGCTTCGACAATCACCTCTACGGTTACCGCTACACCCACACCAGAACCTGAAACTGTTGCTTCCTCCACAGCAGCTTCCACAACACCTGTGCAATGCAACGTGGATCCACGCACCTCTGATTTTGGTCAGTTCCTTGCACAATCTCGGACTCCTGTTGGTGAACTAGGTGCCACACCAGACTCCGTTCTTCAGATCCCTGACATGTTTTACCATTTTCAAATGGGAGAAAACGGGTATGACTCATGTGCGGAATTAAGTTATGTCGTACTCAATGGTTCTAATGGTGGCACGCTAGGTCCAGCCGGTACTGGCTCTGCTATCTCCGATGCCCTCGTGCTATTTCATAATGGACAACTAGTCACTCATCCTGCACCTTTTGAAATGAAAGAGGTGGAATCTGTCACTCGGATTTCAGATTCAGAGCTTCAAGTAATTTATGGTCATGCTGGCGGAGCAACTGCAGAAGGCGTCACAGAAAAGTACACATTTACGTTCTTCATCGATAATGGAGTTCTCTCTGGGCGTGGAGATCTTCCCAAAGGTATCGATGGGCATCTTCGACTATCCCTCGTATAG
- the rplD gene encoding 50S ribosomal protein L4 has protein sequence MTNLKLDVQTADGNINGSVELPAEIFDREVSVALLHQVVNAQLAAARQGTHSTKTRAEVSGGGRKPFRQKGTGRARQGSIRAPHFTGGGISHGPKPRDYSQRTPKKMIKAALYGALSDRARTARIHVISELVPGQKPSTKSAKAFIERLTERKSVLLVLSREDLNAQRSANNLPGVHILAADQLNTYDVLKSDDVVFSVEALHTFINRASGAAQEEQN, from the coding sequence ATGACGAATCTGAAGCTGGATGTTCAGACCGCTGATGGAAACATCAACGGTTCTGTAGAACTCCCTGCAGAGATTTTTGACCGTGAGGTTTCCGTCGCACTGCTGCACCAGGTTGTCAACGCACAGCTTGCAGCAGCTCGACAGGGCACCCACTCCACCAAGACCCGTGCTGAAGTAAGTGGCGGTGGCCGTAAGCCATTCCGCCAGAAGGGAACCGGTCGCGCTCGTCAGGGCTCGATCCGTGCACCTCACTTCACCGGTGGTGGCATTTCCCACGGCCCTAAGCCACGCGACTACTCTCAGCGCACCCCTAAGAAGATGATCAAGGCTGCACTTTACGGTGCGCTTTCCGATCGTGCACGCACTGCACGCATCCACGTCATCTCCGAATTGGTGCCTGGCCAGAAGCCTTCGACCAAGTCTGCAAAGGCTTTCATCGAGCGTCTGACCGAGCGTAAGTCCGTACTGCTCGTACTGAGCCGTGAGGATCTTAACGCCCAGAGGAGTGCTAACAACCTGCCTGGCGTCCACATTCTGGCCGCTGATCAGCTGAACACCTACGACGTTCTCAAGTCTGACGACGTTGTGTTCTCCGTTGAGGCTCTCCACACCTTCATCAACCGCGCTTCTGGTGCGGCACAGGAGGAGCAGAACTAA
- the rplW gene encoding 50S ribosomal protein L23 — protein sequence MATIANPRDIIIAPVVSEKSYGLMEQNVYTFFVSTDANKTQIKIAIEEIFGVKVASVNTLNRAGKRKRSRSGFGTRKATKRAYVTLREGSDSIDIFNGSVA from the coding sequence ATGGCTACTATCGCCAACCCACGCGACATCATCATCGCACCGGTCGTTTCTGAGAAGTCTTACGGCCTCATGGAGCAGAACGTTTACACGTTCTTCGTCTCCACTGACGCTAACAAGACTCAGATTAAGATTGCCATCGAAGAGATCTTCGGCGTCAAGGTTGCATCTGTGAACACCCTTAACCGTGCAGGTAAGCGCAAGCGCTCCCGCTCCGGCTTCGGTACTCGCAAAGCCACCAAGCGCGCTTATGTGACTCTTCGCGAAGGCAGCGACTCCATCGACATCTTCAACGGCTCCGTCGCTTAA
- the rplN gene encoding 50S ribosomal protein L14, whose translation MIQQESRLKIADNTGAREILCIRVLGGSTRRFAGIGDVIVATVKEATPGGNVKSGEIVKAVIVRTKKETRRADGSYISFDENAAVIIKNDNEPRGTRIFGPVARELREKKFMKIVSLAPEVI comes from the coding sequence GTGATTCAGCAAGAATCGCGTCTGAAGATCGCCGACAACACTGGTGCACGTGAAATTCTGTGCATCCGCGTTCTTGGTGGATCCACCCGACGTTTTGCTGGCATTGGTGACGTTATCGTCGCCACTGTCAAGGAAGCAACCCCAGGCGGCAATGTTAAGTCAGGCGAAATCGTCAAGGCTGTCATCGTTCGCACCAAGAAGGAGACCCGTCGTGCTGACGGTTCTTACATCTCCTTCGATGAGAACGCTGCCGTAATTATCAAGAACGACAACGAGCCACGCGGCACCCGTATCTTCGGACCAGTTGCTCGTGAGCTTCGTGAGAAGAAGTTCATGAAGATCGTTTCTCTCGCACCGGAGGTGATTTAG
- the rpsC gene encoding 30S ribosomal protein S3: MGQKIHPHGLRLGITSDWKSHWYADKSYAAYVAEDIKIREFLSKGLDRAGIADVVIERTRDRVRVDIHTARPGIVIGRRGAEADRIRRELEKLSGKQVALNILEVKNVDANAQLVAQSIAEQLTNRVAFRRAMRKAIQSAMRQPQVKGIKVVCSGRLGGAEMSRTERYHEGRVPLHTLRAEIDYGTYEAHTTFGRIGVKVWIYKGDVVGGRRESEINAPAERRGRGDRNARPRRGGQRRQRAEQKQEG, from the coding sequence GTGGGCCAGAAGATCCATCCACACGGCCTCCGATTGGGCATCACTTCCGACTGGAAGTCCCATTGGTACGCCGATAAGTCTTACGCAGCTTACGTTGCTGAAGACATCAAGATTCGCGAATTCCTGTCCAAGGGCCTCGACCGCGCCGGCATCGCCGACGTTGTCATCGAGCGCACCCGCGACCGCGTTCGCGTTGACATCCACACCGCTCGCCCAGGCATCGTCATTGGTCGTCGTGGCGCTGAGGCTGACCGCATTCGTCGTGAGCTCGAGAAGCTTTCCGGCAAGCAGGTTGCCCTCAACATCCTCGAGGTCAAGAACGTCGATGCTAACGCTCAGCTGGTGGCTCAGTCCATCGCCGAGCAGCTGACCAACCGCGTGGCATTCCGTCGCGCAATGCGCAAGGCTATCCAGTCTGCAATGCGTCAGCCACAGGTTAAGGGCATCAAGGTTGTGTGTTCTGGTCGTCTCGGCGGTGCCGAGATGTCCCGTACCGAGCGTTACCATGAAGGCCGCGTTCCACTGCACACCCTTCGCGCTGAAATCGATTACGGCACCTACGAGGCTCACACCACTTTCGGACGCATCGGCGTCAAGGTGTGGATCTACAAGGGTGACGTCGTTGGTGGACGTCGCGAGAGCGAGATCAATGCACCCGCAGAGCGTCGCGGCCGCGGCGACCGCAACGCACGTCCGCGTCGTGGTGGCCAGCGTCGTCAGCGTGCTGAGCAGAAGCAGGAGGGCTAA
- the rplC gene encoding 50S ribosomal protein L3 codes for MSENEIKGILGTKLGMTQIFDEENRVIPVTVVEAGPCVVSQIRTVETDGYNAIQIAYGEIDPRKVNQPLTGHYNKAGVTPRRHVTEIRMDDISGYELGQDVTVEIFNDIKFVDVTGTSKGKGFAGAMKRHGFAGQGAGHGNQAAHRRVGGIGAAATPGRIFKGKRMAGRMGNDRVTTQNLKVQKIDADANIILIKGAIPGNRGGIVTVKTAVKGGAHA; via the coding sequence ATGAGTGAAAACGAGATCAAGGGCATTCTGGGCACAAAGCTCGGCATGACTCAGATCTTCGACGAGGAAAACCGCGTTATTCCGGTTACCGTCGTTGAAGCGGGTCCATGCGTAGTTTCCCAGATTCGCACCGTTGAGACCGATGGCTACAACGCCATCCAAATTGCTTACGGCGAAATCGACCCACGCAAGGTGAACCAGCCTTTGACTGGTCACTACAACAAAGCAGGCGTTACCCCCCGCCGTCACGTCACCGAGATTCGTATGGACGATATCTCCGGTTACGAGCTCGGCCAGGATGTTACCGTGGAGATCTTCAACGACATTAAGTTCGTTGACGTCACCGGTACCTCCAAGGGTAAGGGCTTCGCCGGCGCTATGAAGCGTCACGGCTTTGCTGGCCAGGGTGCTGGCCACGGTAACCAGGCTGCACACCGCCGCGTTGGTGGCATTGGTGCAGCTGCTACCCCAGGTCGCATCTTCAAGGGCAAGCGTATGGCTGGCCGTATGGGTAATGACCGCGTCACCACCCAGAACCTCAAGGTTCAGAAGATTGACGCCGATGCCAACATCATCCTTATCAAGGGCGCAATCCCTGGTAACCGTGGTGGCATCGTTACCGTTAAGACCGCAGTGAAGGGCGGTGCACACGCATGA
- the rplX gene encoding 50S ribosomal protein L24 — translation MKIHKGDMVLVISGPDKGAKGQVIAAFPKSEKVLVEGVNRIKKHVANSAPERGAESGGIVTQEAPIHVSNVMVIDSEGNPTRVGYRIDENGKKVRVSRRNGKDI, via the coding sequence ATGAAGATCCACAAGGGCGATATGGTTCTGGTCATTTCAGGTCCAGACAAGGGCGCTAAGGGACAGGTCATCGCGGCTTTCCCTAAGTCCGAAAAGGTTCTCGTCGAAGGCGTTAACCGTATCAAGAAGCACGTAGCTAACTCCGCACCAGAGCGTGGCGCTGAGTCCGGCGGAATCGTGACCCAAGAAGCTCCGATCCATGTCTCTAACGTCATGGTCATCGATTCAGAAGGTAACCCAACTCGCGTTGGTTACCGTATCGATGAAAACGGCAAGAAGGTTCGCGTTTCTCGCCGCAATGGGAAGGACATCTAA
- the fusA gene encoding elongation factor G has protein sequence MAQEVLKDLNKVRNIGIMAHIDAGKTTTTERILFYTGINRKVGETHDGGATTDWMEQEKERGITITSAAVTCFWDNNQVNIIDTPGHVDFTVEVERSLRVLDGAVAVFDGKEGVEPQSEQVWRQATKYDVPRICFVNKMDKLGADFYFTVGTIQDRLGAKPLIMQLPIGAEDNFDGVVDLLEMKALTWRGVTPIGTEATVEEIPADLVERAEEYREKLLETVAESDEALMEKYFGGEELTIAEIKAAIRKMVVNSEIYPVYCGTAYKNKGVQPLLDAVIDFLPSPLDVGETQGTDVKDPEKVLTRKPSDTEPLSALAFKIAAHPFFGKLTFVRLYSGKVEPGEQVLNSTKNKKERVGKLFQMHANKENPVEIAHAGNIYAFIGLKDTTTGDTLCDAANPIILESMDFPDPVIQVAIEPKTKSDQEKLGLAIQKLAEEDPTFTVHLDDESGQTVIGGMGELHLDVLVDRMKREYKVEANIGDPQVAYRETIRKAVESLSYTHKKQTGGSGQFAKVIISIEPYAPTADELEEGESATYKFNNAVSGGRVPREYIPSVDAGIQDAMQYGFLAGYPLVNVKATLEDGAYHDVDSSEMAFKLAGSQAFKEAVAKAKPVLLEPIMSVEITTPEEYMGEVIGDVNSRRGQIASMDDRAGAKIVKAKVPLSQMFGYVGDLRSKTQGRANYSMVFDSYAEVPANVAADVIAERNGTAS, from the coding sequence GTGGCACAAGAAGTGCTTAAGGATCTAAACAAGGTCCGCAACATCGGCATCATGGCGCACATCGATGCTGGTAAGACCACGACCACCGAACGCATCCTCTTCTACACCGGCATTAACCGTAAGGTCGGAGAGACCCACGACGGTGGCGCAACCACCGACTGGATGGAGCAGGAGAAGGAACGCGGCATCACCATTACCTCCGCTGCGGTTACCTGTTTCTGGGATAACAACCAGGTCAACATCATTGACACCCCTGGTCACGTTGACTTCACCGTTGAGGTTGAGCGTTCCCTCCGCGTGCTTGACGGCGCAGTTGCTGTGTTCGACGGCAAGGAAGGCGTTGAGCCACAGTCCGAGCAGGTTTGGCGTCAGGCTACCAAGTACGACGTTCCACGTATCTGCTTCGTGAACAAGATGGATAAGCTCGGTGCTGATTTCTACTTCACCGTTGGTACCATCCAGGATCGTCTTGGTGCAAAGCCATTGATCATGCAGCTCCCAATCGGTGCTGAAGACAACTTCGACGGCGTCGTTGACCTTCTTGAAATGAAGGCTCTGACCTGGCGTGGAGTTACCCCAATTGGTACCGAAGCTACCGTTGAGGAAATCCCAGCTGATCTCGTTGAGCGTGCTGAAGAGTACCGCGAGAAGCTGCTCGAAACCGTTGCAGAATCTGATGAAGCTCTCATGGAGAAGTACTTCGGCGGCGAAGAACTGACCATCGCTGAGATCAAGGCAGCTATCCGCAAGATGGTTGTTAACTCTGAGATCTACCCTGTTTACTGTGGTACTGCATACAAGAACAAGGGCGTTCAGCCTTTGCTCGACGCAGTCATCGACTTCCTGCCATCCCCACTGGATGTTGGCGAGACCCAGGGCACCGACGTTAAGGATCCTGAGAAGGTTCTGACCCGTAAGCCTTCTGACACAGAGCCACTGTCTGCACTTGCATTCAAGATTGCAGCACACCCATTCTTCGGTAAGCTCACCTTCGTTCGTCTGTACTCCGGCAAGGTTGAGCCAGGCGAGCAGGTTCTTAACTCCACCAAGAACAAGAAGGAACGCGTCGGCAAGCTGTTCCAGATGCACGCCAACAAGGAAAACCCTGTTGAGATTGCACACGCTGGTAACATCTACGCATTCATCGGCCTGAAGGACACCACCACCGGTGACACCCTGTGTGATGCTGCTAACCCAATCATTCTTGAGTCCATGGACTTCCCGGATCCAGTTATCCAGGTTGCAATTGAGCCAAAGACCAAGTCTGACCAGGAAAAGCTCGGCCTAGCTATCCAGAAGCTTGCTGAAGAAGACCCAACCTTCACCGTTCACCTGGACGATGAGTCCGGCCAGACCGTCATCGGCGGCATGGGCGAGCTCCACTTGGACGTTCTTGTTGACCGCATGAAGCGCGAGTACAAGGTTGAGGCAAACATCGGTGACCCACAGGTTGCTTACCGTGAGACCATCCGCAAGGCGGTTGAGTCCCTCAGCTACACCCATAAGAAGCAGACCGGTGGTTCCGGTCAGTTCGCTAAGGTCATCATCTCCATCGAGCCTTACGCACCTACCGCAGATGAGCTTGAAGAGGGCGAGTCCGCAACCTACAAGTTCAACAACGCTGTCAGCGGTGGTCGTGTTCCTCGTGAATACATCCCATCTGTCGACGCTGGTATCCAGGATGCAATGCAGTACGGCTTCCTCGCTGGCTACCCACTGGTTAACGTCAAGGCAACCCTTGAAGACGGCGCTTACCACGACGTTGACTCCTCTGAAATGGCCTTCAAGCTCGCTGGTTCCCAGGCGTTCAAGGAAGCTGTTGCAAAGGCAAAGCCAGTTCTTCTGGAGCCAATCATGTCCGTTGAAATCACCACTCCTGAGGAGTACATGGGTGAAGTCATCGGTGACGTAAACTCCCGTCGTGGACAGATTGCTTCCATGGATGATCGTGCGGGTGCCAAGATCGTCAAGGCTAAGGTTCCACTGTCACAGATGTTCGGTTACGTCGGTGACCTGCGTTCCAAGACCCAGGGTCGTGCAAACTACTCCATGGTCTTCGATTCCTACGCAGAGGTCCCAGCCAACGTTGCAGCAGATGTTATTGCTGAGCGCAACGGCACCGCTTCCTAA
- the rplP gene encoding 50S ribosomal protein L16 yields MLIPKRVKYRRQHRPTRSGISKGGNRVTFGEYGIQALEPAYITNRQIESARIAINRHVKRGGKVWINIFPDRPLTQKPLGVRMGSGKGPVEKWVANIKPGRILFEMSYPDEATALEALRRAGQKLPCKVRIVKREDQL; encoded by the coding sequence ATGCTTATTCCTAAGCGCGTTAAGTACCGTCGCCAGCACCGCCCAACCCGTAGCGGTATCTCTAAGGGCGGCAACCGCGTCACTTTCGGTGAGTACGGCATCCAGGCTCTCGAGCCTGCCTACATCACCAACCGTCAGATTGAATCTGCACGTATCGCAATCAACCGCCACGTCAAGCGTGGTGGCAAGGTTTGGATCAACATCTTCCCAGATCGCCCACTGACCCAGAAGCCACTCGGCGTTCGTATGGGTTCCGGTAAGGGTCCTGTGGAGAAGTGGGTTGCAAACATCAAGCCGGGCCGTATTCTCTTCGAGATGAGCTACCCGGACGAAGCAACTGCTCTCGAGGCACTTCGCCGCGCAGGCCAGAAGCTTCCATGCAAGGTCCGTATCGTCAAGAGGGAGGATCAGCTCTAA
- the rpsQ gene encoding 30S ribosomal protein S17 produces MSEANVNNQEKSTRKVRTGYVVSDKMQKTIVVEVEDRKQHALYGKILRSAKKVKAHDEEQIAGIGDLVRIEETRPLSKDKNFRLIEIIEKAK; encoded by the coding sequence ATGAGTGAGGCAAACGTGAACAACCAGGAAAAGAGCACCCGCAAGGTTCGCACCGGCTACGTGGTTTCTGACAAGATGCAGAAGACCATTGTTGTCGAGGTCGAAGACCGCAAGCAGCACGCTCTCTACGGCAAGATTCTTCGCTCCGCGAAGAAGGTTAAGGCTCATGATGAGGAGCAGATCGCCGGAATCGGTGACTTGGTTCGCATCGAAGAGACTCGTCCATTGTCCAAGGACAAGAACTTCCGCCTGATCGAGATCATCGAAAAGGCTAAGTAA
- the rpmC gene encoding 50S ribosomal protein L29: MAIGTPAHEFRELNEEELVTRLNEAKEELFNLRFQLATGQLTNNRRLRTVKRDIARIYTVIRERELGLSVVPGAEA; encoded by the coding sequence ATGGCTATCGGTACCCCAGCACACGAGTTCCGTGAGCTCAACGAAGAAGAACTGGTCACCCGCCTCAACGAGGCTAAGGAAGAACTCTTCAACCTTCGCTTTCAGCTTGCCACTGGCCAGCTGACCAACAACCGCCGCCTGCGCACCGTCAAGCGCGACATCGCCCGCATTTACACCGTTATTCGCGAGCGTGAGCTGGGCTTGTCTGTGGTTCCGGGAGCTGAGGCTTAA